Proteins encoded in a region of the Methanobrevibacter millerae genome:
- a CDS encoding adhesin, translating into MKIKFTLIDYAIIILVICAVVFAFIHITSHDETTSESTSYDSSTLNKIVEKYLTYYRQGYIVNTTIHGHDANTGEAVTLAGNILWMDDDRGSNVKALVSSNGSQYLVGLYNHIPNADVYIDSMTLEMNGDKYSNLTEIKANPKNVSSISDLISGIGNDTDYEITTTISVDSFEGNKIQEVINALFQSDERISIKASNTGLTDQINIVRGTSAELTQASNILGDFNGVTSKITIRIYNCSDNDINTIKSNFDVINIQKF; encoded by the coding sequence ATGAAAATCAAATTTACATTAATAGATTATGCCATAATAATACTGGTAATATGTGCAGTGGTATTTGCGTTTATTCATATTACCTCTCATGACGAGACAACCAGCGAGAGCACATCCTATGACTCTTCAACGCTGAATAAGATTGTTGAGAAATACCTGACTTATTACAGACAGGGATATATTGTAAATACGACTATCCACGGACATGACGCCAATACCGGAGAAGCAGTTACATTGGCCGGAAACATACTGTGGATGGACGACGATAGGGGAAGCAATGTAAAAGCCCTCGTCAGCTCAAACGGCAGCCAATACCTTGTCGGATTGTATAATCATATTCCGAACGCTGATGTATACATTGACAGCATGACTTTGGAAATGAATGGAGACAAATACTCTAACCTGACTGAAATAAAGGCAAATCCTAAAAACGTTTCTTCCATCAGCGACCTGATTTCAGGAATCGGCAACGATACCGACTATGAAATTACCACAACGATTTCTGTCGATTCATTTGAAGGCAATAAAATCCAGGAAGTGATTAACGCACTGTTCCAAAGCGATGAAAGGATTTCCATTAAGGCTTCAAATACAGGACTTACAGACCAAATCAATATTGTAAGAGGAACTTCTGCGGAATTAACCCAGGCAAGTAATATTCTTGGAGACTTTAACGGCGTTACAAGCAAGATCACAATCCGGATTTATAACTGCAGCGATAATGACATCAATACCATAAAAAGCAATTTTGATGTCATAAACATTCAAAAATTTTAA
- a CDS encoding 4Fe-4S dicluster domain-containing protein: MIIDMEECGICEDCIDVCMEEAIKKKAYKVIIDPDKCDSCGECIDVCPVGAIYEE; this comes from the coding sequence ATGATTATAGATATGGAAGAATGTGGAATATGCGAAGATTGCATTGACGTATGTATGGAAGAGGCAATCAAGAAAAAAGCATATAAAGTAATTATTGACCCTGACAAATGCGATTCATGTGGCGAATGCATCGATGTCTGTCCTGTCGGGGCGATATACGAAGAATGA
- a CDS encoding UPF0254 family protein: MIKIATAECFTHGKIGLELHALAQDYEGNFAGTYIENPEKYGDFNYNKLSVTCSLFIPTIDAVKDILKVEKPPEPDYLIKGIKVYDESGDKKVSKVMAEAVMDLTSCDIAIGTTAGIGHGGICILTKDYEIITTSDVYTDLRQKDSEELYQRQLSGIKKAIDITLLLLNEKIDEINCLENVEIIKK; this comes from the coding sequence ATGATTAAAATAGCTACAGCAGAATGCTTTACCCATGGGAAAATCGGCCTGGAGCTGCATGCGCTTGCTCAGGATTACGAAGGCAATTTCGCAGGCACATACATTGAAAACCCAGAGAAATACGGTGATTTCAACTATAATAAGCTAAGTGTTACCTGCAGTTTATTCATACCTACCATCGATGCGGTAAAGGATATCCTGAAGGTTGAAAAGCCTCCCGAGCCGGATTATCTTATTAAGGGCATTAAGGTCTATGACGAGTCCGGAGACAAAAAGGTAAGCAAAGTAATGGCTGAAGCTGTGATGGATCTGACATCCTGCGACATTGCAATCGGCACTACAGCCGGAATCGGCCATGGAGGAATTTGCATACTGACAAAGGATTATGAAATAATAACCACCAGCGACGTTTACACTGATTTGAGACAAAAAGATAGCGAAGAACTTTACCAAAGGCAATTAAGCGGAATAAAAAAAGCCATCGACATTACCCTACTTCTTTTAAATGAAAAAATCGACGAAATTAACTGTCTTGAAAACGTTGAAATTATTAAAAAATAG
- a CDS encoding Nif3-like dinuclear metal center hexameric protein — MKLKDIVEFLNGKIPQKLALSSDSVGFMGDYDLNQDINSIKIMMDLYPDDDSFGEGTLIITHHPPLFSPKTPTFTIHSNWDIIEGGANEALADSLDLKVIESFDKATGIGRICEVNKSFYEFKEIILDNYNNVNIVNRPDDEKIIEKVGIISGFGLKNPDYIRLASDLNLEMLISGDLTQESAVLGHNLGLTLIDLGHHNSEVPGLYYLRNLVSKLDVDCEVINRIPIENMVK; from the coding sequence ATGAAACTGAAAGACATTGTTGAATTTTTAAACGGAAAAATACCTCAGAAGCTGGCATTAAGCAGTGACAGCGTTGGATTTATGGGAGATTACGATTTAAACCAGGACATTAACAGCATTAAGATAATGATGGATTTATATCCTGATGACGACAGTTTCGGCGAAGGGACATTAATCATAACGCATCATCCCCCATTATTCAGCCCGAAAACACCCACATTTACTATTCACTCCAACTGGGACATTATAGAAGGGGGCGCCAATGAAGCCCTTGCGGATTCGCTGGATTTAAAAGTCATTGAATCATTTGACAAGGCAACGGGCATCGGGCGAATCTGTGAAGTGAACAAAAGCTTTTATGAATTCAAAGAAATAATTTTAGACAATTACAATAACGTCAATATAGTCAACAGGCCTGATGATGAAAAGATAATTGAAAAGGTGGGAATAATTTCCGGATTCGGCTTGAAAAATCCCGACTACATCAGATTGGCCAGTGATCTTAACCTGGAAATGCTGATTTCCGGAGATTTGACTCAGGAAAGCGCAGTTCTTGGCCATAATTTAGGTTTAACGTTAATTGATTTGGGCCACCACAACAGTGAAGTTCCCGGCCTTTATTATTTGAGAAATCTCGTTAGCAAACTCGACGTGGATTGTGAAGTAATTAATAGGATTCCAATTGAAAATATGGTGAAATAA
- a CDS encoding SAM-dependent methyltransferase HcgC family protein gives MDIETGITSEVLTIKSETKLIDIFNSIIFKKSEAVFNYIEELDIDKDSRIVIIGTYLTGIGIVKKLSEKYDNILLIDIYSHLRELLDTPVGGKLNNDVEFSTDFDLIYAGDVIIDTTGFGGVNVEQSSRINAKTFIIEDPIAEDNDELLKNKNNIHERLNACSAENKAIIKTKGINTKTSGTMTLTIGILTNVLNSLSKKEGVLYCAGEMGFFEEVIFKEKDIDKFIELAERNAIKISTINPFIPDEAILEELDKIETKMI, from the coding sequence ATGGATATTGAAACTGGAATAACCTCCGAAGTCCTGACGATTAAATCCGAAACTAAATTAATTGATATTTTCAACTCAATCATCTTTAAAAAATCCGAAGCTGTTTTTAATTACATTGAGGAATTGGATATTGACAAGGACTCAAGGATAGTTATTATCGGAACTTACCTGACCGGAATAGGAATCGTCAAGAAATTAAGCGAAAAATATGATAATATCCTCCTGATAGACATTTACTCTCATTTAAGGGAACTGCTGGACACGCCTGTAGGCGGCAAACTAAATAATGATGTTGAATTTTCAACGGATTTCGATTTGATATATGCCGGAGACGTTATAATCGATACCACAGGCTTTGGAGGAGTTAACGTTGAACAATCATCCAGAATCAATGCCAAAACGTTCATAATCGAAGACCCTATAGCCGAGGACAACGATGAACTTTTAAAAAATAAAAACAACATTCATGAGAGGTTAAACGCCTGCAGTGCCGAAAACAAGGCAATAATCAAAACGAAAGGAATTAATACCAAAACCTCCGGAACGATGACATTAACAATCGGCATTTTAACAAATGTTTTAAATAGCCTTTCCAAGAAGGAAGGAGTCTTATACTGTGCCGGAGAAATGGGATTTTTTGAAGAAGTTATTTTTAAGGAAAAGGACATAGATAAATTCATTGAACTGGCTGAAAGAAATGCGATTAAGATATCAACCATCAATCCCTTCATTCCGGACGAAGCGATACTTGAAGAACTGGATAAAATCGAGACAAAAATGATTTAA
- a CDS encoding DUF3236 domain-containing protein: MAFEKMIKNAFEESRNNTRLGDTFEEINEIQDYIRNAQKIYVPNKNGIKVEVLNEVLDEYGLPPARILQINTNTADTSRIPALAKAYMALDQSDGDLIIARGRLGIPGSGSLLIFIDNKGRILTAGTSPSHLIHQKSIEQAVYEEACEALEKIGFKKIEG, translated from the coding sequence ATGGCATTTGAAAAAATGATTAAAAATGCATTTGAAGAGTCCAGAAACAATACCAGACTGGGAGATACTTTTGAAGAAATTAACGAAATTCAGGACTACATCAGAAATGCTCAAAAAATTTACGTACCGAACAAGAACGGAATAAAAGTGGAAGTGCTGAATGAAGTTCTGGATGAATACGGCCTGCCTCCGGCCAGAATACTTCAAATCAATACAAACACTGCAGATACGAGCAGAATTCCCGCTCTTGCAAAGGCATATATGGCTCTTGACCAAAGTGACGGCGACCTTATAATAGCCAGAGGACGTCTGGGAATTCCCGGATCAGGCTCATTGCTTATTTTTATCGATAACAAGGGAAGGATATTAACTGCCGGAACATCTCCGTCCCACCTCATTCATCAAAAATCAATCGAACAGGCCGTTTATGAAGAAGCATGCGAAGCGCTTGAAAAGATTGGTTTTAAAAAGATAGAAGGTTGA